In one Roseburia intestinalis L1-82 genomic region, the following are encoded:
- a CDS encoding LacI family DNA-binding transcriptional regulator codes for MAKDRKLYLNERTTIRDVAQEAGVSLTTVSHALNGYKDVSEKTRQKVMEVARRLDYMPDEAGRSLRGIQKKTIALLLAGELPEEDPSGMMFGLTSGIYKIAQKMEYEFTILTMPTNKQIKISFGQICKKKKLTGIIVDGLAMDMPYYEQIKNSEIPCVLVDVALESDHVCEVSVDNEKASFEEVEHLIENGCRNIAMLSGKKMAQVSERRECGYRRALEKHGLHIREEWIEDCLFEQKIAVQKSIELKKSYPEIDAFFCASDGIAIGAIEGMGQLGVRVPDDVAIAGFDDYTVSQYIHGGITSIKQYPYKMGVACANTVISMIEGNRVPDWIPMEYKLMKRASTKK; via the coding sequence ATGGCGAAAGACAGAAAGTTATATCTGAATGAAAGAACGACGATACGTGATGTCGCACAGGAGGCAGGAGTATCACTGACTACGGTATCCCATGCACTGAACGGCTATAAAGATGTGAGTGAAAAGACCAGACAGAAAGTCATGGAGGTGGCAAGACGACTGGATTATATGCCGGATGAGGCTGGCCGCTCACTAAGAGGCATACAGAAGAAGACAATTGCACTGCTGCTTGCCGGGGAATTGCCGGAAGAAGATCCGAGCGGTATGATGTTTGGACTTACGAGTGGAATTTATAAGATTGCCCAGAAAATGGAGTATGAATTTACGATTCTTACAATGCCGACAAACAAGCAGATAAAAATCAGTTTTGGGCAGATCTGCAAGAAAAAGAAACTGACTGGAATCATAGTTGACGGGCTCGCTATGGATATGCCGTACTATGAGCAGATTAAAAACAGTGAGATTCCCTGCGTCCTTGTGGATGTTGCGCTGGAAAGCGATCATGTATGTGAGGTTTCCGTTGATAATGAGAAAGCATCTTTTGAAGAAGTAGAGCATCTTATTGAGAATGGATGCCGTAATATTGCAATGCTTTCCGGTAAGAAGATGGCGCAGGTGTCAGAACGCAGAGAGTGTGGATACAGGCGTGCATTAGAGAAACATGGACTCCATATCCGGGAAGAATGGATCGAGGACTGTCTGTTTGAGCAGAAAATAGCTGTTCAAAAGTCAATAGAATTAAAAAAAAGCTATCCGGAGATTGATGCTTTTTTTTGTGCAAGTGACGGCATTGCGATTGGAGCAATTGAAGGCATGGGACAGCTTGGAGTGCGGGTGCCGGATGATGTAGCAATAGCAGGGTTTGATGATTATACGGTTTCACAGTATATTCACGGAGGGATTACATCAATTAAGCAGTATCCTTACAAAATGGGCGTAGCGTGTGCGAATACGGTCATCAGCATGATTGAAGGAAACCGTGTACCAGACTGGATACCCATGGAATATAAACTTATGAAACGCGCATCAACAAAGAAATGA
- a CDS encoding ABC transporter substrate-binding protein: MKKRFVSILLVAAMTASLAACGGSNGGDNSASATEKGGKTESASDGGEITLTIPTFFVGENVGAVYFEPAVERFNEANKGKYHIELEEVVEASYTDKISQLAQSDSLPALIQTPNIEWIKTAMIPGKLYYPMNDFLDEHPEIKELCVDASLEYCTQENGDIISVPAITLSNTGLYYNSALYSPEKTVSSMTMDEFISSLGDNKFAFQTVDNAWTSAMLLTALIANEDGGKEWLRSNEGTKCYDYTEPAFVNAVTKLTEIWKTNASANAVGAAYADAANAFMSDQAAVICNGPWMNSEFVDSASGNWSNGFNGADVKADYYPGNVSICDTKVFGRWTLTNGGTDEERECAEAFLAFIYSKDELETFALTEGCQIPNLTYSDEFLSKLDEKPLVKQQTELLTSDTNIVPNVLTIMPDSVSSSVFGTNLVQLVNGQITPEEFCETLTTKAAEAGDK, from the coding sequence ATGAAGAAAAGATTTGTATCTATTTTACTTGTGGCAGCAATGACAGCTTCCCTTGCAGCATGCGGTGGCTCAAACGGCGGTGATAACAGTGCGTCGGCAACCGAAAAGGGAGGAAAGACAGAGAGTGCATCTGACGGTGGTGAGATCACACTTACAATCCCGACCTTCTTCGTAGGAGAAAATGTTGGCGCTGTATATTTTGAACCTGCCGTTGAGAGATTTAATGAGGCAAACAAAGGAAAATATCATATTGAATTAGAAGAAGTCGTTGAGGCATCTTATACAGACAAGATCAGCCAGCTGGCACAGTCTGATTCACTTCCGGCACTGATCCAGACACCTAACATAGAATGGATCAAGACAGCAATGATCCCGGGAAAACTGTATTACCCGATGAACGATTTTCTGGATGAACATCCGGAGATCAAAGAGCTTTGCGTAGATGCTTCTTTGGAATATTGTACACAGGAGAACGGTGATATCATCAGTGTGCCGGCGATCACACTTTCTAACACAGGTTTATACTATAACTCAGCACTGTACTCACCGGAGAAAACAGTTTCATCCATGACAATGGATGAATTTATCAGTTCTCTTGGTGACAACAAATTTGCGTTCCAGACAGTTGACAATGCATGGACATCAGCAATGTTATTAACGGCATTGATCGCAAATGAAGATGGCGGTAAAGAATGGCTTCGATCGAATGAAGGAACCAAATGCTACGATTACACAGAGCCGGCATTCGTAAATGCTGTAACAAAATTAACAGAGATCTGGAAAACAAATGCATCCGCTAACGCAGTTGGTGCAGCATATGCAGACGCAGCCAATGCATTCATGTCTGATCAGGCAGCCGTTATCTGCAATGGCCCCTGGATGAACTCCGAATTCGTGGACAGTGCTTCTGGTAACTGGTCTAATGGATTTAACGGAGCGGATGTAAAAGCGGATTATTATCCTGGCAATGTGTCAATCTGTGATACAAAAGTATTTGGCAGATGGACGCTTACCAATGGTGGTACGGATGAAGAGAGAGAATGTGCAGAAGCATTTCTTGCATTTATTTATTCAAAAGATGAGTTAGAGACATTTGCACTTACAGAGGGATGCCAGATACCGAATCTTACCTATAGCGATGAATTTCTTTCGAAGTTAGATGAAAAACCATTGGTAAAACAGCAGACCGAGTTACTGACATCTGATACAAATATCGTTCCTAATGTATTAACTATTATGCCTGATTCCGTATCAAGCAGTGTATTTGGAACCAATCTTGTGCAGTTAGTAAATGGACAGATCACTCCGGAAGAGTTCTGTGAGACTCTTACAACAAAAGCCGCTGAAGCTGGTGACAAATAA
- a CDS encoding carbohydrate ABC transporter permease has translation MTKKKKYGKVQVKNFKWIYAFLLPTIIIFVMFYVQPIVVMLTTSFTKWDGFNDPAFNGISNYIKLFTNSASAASIKNLILWSVIAMTFHVGFGVLTAFVLYLKPHGWKFTRSVFMIPNIISAAAWALIYRFIFNDQMGVLNSVIRVFDKDFSVQWFYQSPYAFWAVTLTWLFYAVIVTLIVLNDLMAIPKELIEAAKLDGANGWQLIRFVELPLCRISIGTGMLCSITSRISMYEAIALTTAGGPGDDTMSLSVLLVRAITDYNYGFANAIGVIMFLIGLLVMYIVTKAFRMNDSIY, from the coding sequence ATGACAAAAAAGAAAAAATATGGAAAAGTACAGGTTAAAAATTTTAAATGGATTTACGCATTCCTTCTTCCGACAATCATTATATTTGTGATGTTTTATGTACAGCCGATCGTTGTGATGCTTACAACATCATTTACAAAATGGGATGGATTTAATGATCCTGCTTTTAATGGGATCAGTAACTATATAAAACTCTTTACCAACAGTGCTTCTGCAGCATCGATCAAAAACCTGATTTTATGGTCGGTTATTGCAATGACGTTCCATGTAGGATTTGGTGTGCTCACAGCATTTGTTTTATATCTGAAACCTCACGGATGGAAATTCACACGTTCTGTATTTATGATACCAAATATTATTTCAGCAGCAGCGTGGGCATTGATCTACCGGTTTATTTTCAATGACCAGATGGGTGTTTTAAACTCAGTGATACGTGTATTTGATAAAGATTTTTCGGTGCAGTGGTTCTACCAGAGTCCATATGCATTCTGGGCAGTTACCCTTACGTGGCTGTTTTATGCAGTTATTGTCACATTGATTGTATTGAATGATTTAATGGCGATTCCAAAAGAACTGATCGAAGCAGCAAAACTTGACGGAGCGAATGGATGGCAGCTGATCCGTTTCGTGGAACTTCCACTTTGCCGGATCTCCATAGGAACCGGAATGTTATGTTCTATCACATCACGTATCTCCATGTATGAAGCGATCGCACTTACGACAGCCGGAGGACCTGGTGATGATACGATGAGTTTATCTGTACTGCTGGTACGTGCGATCACAGATTACAACTACGGATTTGCCAATGCGATCGGTGTGATCATGTTCCTGATCGGTTTACTGGTTATGTACATTGTAACAAAGGCATTCCGTATGAATGATTCAATCTACTAG
- a CDS encoding carbohydrate ABC transporter permease, with the protein MNVIKKILTNILIYGTEFIVIMLSVFPIVWVALSSFKTNAQILEGPFTLPTGITTAKEAYTYLFQKYDFFSYFGNSLMISLISTVISLVCFAMAAYVLAKYEFPGRNLIFALFTITMLVPGHAKAQPIFSLINSMHLYDTKTGLILVYLGSGIAMSIFILKSAFMGVPKELDEAATIDGAGFFRTFFMINLPLAKSGLSTAGILMFLGNWNEYFYAALLTSSEKNRTLPVALQFFNQSLSYDYTKMFAALTLVVVPAIIVYCFAQEQVQESVAASGIKG; encoded by the coding sequence ATGAATGTGATAAAAAAAATATTAACAAATATCCTGATTTATGGAACAGAATTCATTGTTATTATGCTGAGTGTATTCCCAATCGTATGGGTGGCATTATCCTCCTTTAAAACGAATGCACAGATTCTGGAGGGACCATTTACACTGCCAACAGGTATTACAACAGCGAAAGAGGCATACACATATCTGTTCCAGAAATATGATTTCTTTAGTTATTTTGGCAATTCGCTGATGATATCGCTGATATCTACGGTAATATCCCTGGTCTGTTTTGCAATGGCGGCCTATGTATTGGCGAAATATGAGTTCCCGGGAAGAAATCTTATTTTTGCACTATTTACAATTACAATGCTTGTTCCGGGTCATGCAAAAGCACAGCCGATTTTTTCACTGATCAATTCCATGCATCTGTATGATACCAAAACAGGTTTGATCCTTGTATATCTGGGAAGCGGTATTGCAATGTCGATTTTTATTTTGAAATCGGCATTTATGGGAGTTCCAAAAGAATTGGATGAGGCTGCTACGATTGATGGTGCAGGGTTTTTCCGTACATTTTTTATGATCAATCTTCCACTTGCGAAATCAGGTCTCTCTACCGCAGGAATTTTAATGTTTCTCGGCAACTGGAATGAATATTTCTATGCAGCACTTCTTACATCATCAGAGAAGAACAGGACGCTGCCGGTTGCATTACAGTTTTTTAACCAGTCATTATCGTACGATTACACGAAAATGTTTGCGGCACTCACACTCGTAGTAGTTCCGGCGATCATTGTATATTGCTTTGCACAGGAGCAGGTACAGGAATCTGTTGCTGCATCCGGAATTAAAGGTTAA
- a CDS encoding glycoside hydrolase family 65 protein — protein MNYRKGTEKEKSWIIEETSFNEKYTGKCESVFTQGNGYLGLRNSLEEQYLNTVRGMFITGTFNKASKDEVTELPNVSDIVNMEIELNGERFSMNENNIKEYSRTLNLYTGETCRNVLWKGKNGDIVHLSFHRFVSYENVHVIGAYVEIKPVNCEMKVKVVSGIDAQVTNHGAQHLTEFSKRAFEEKFLQMGMVTTESAVSIAVSTVHKVFQSGKYTEDAASKIIDDRRKIHAEIQLVIPQGETARVEKISTVHSSRDLEYVASGKEPEGENVCRDGLDNLKEAEEKGYETLLEESKKVWEKIWKKQDIQIDSKEDDAQIAVRFALYHLQIMVRREDNRVGIGAKALSGEGYKGHSFWDTETFIFPYFQMAEPETARTLLEFRYKGLYGARKKAIENGYKGAMYPWEAAWVSDGEVTPYVTGVNVHTGEPMICLTGVIEQHITSDIIFALWQYYAATDDQDFMDRYGYEMTIETARFWNSRLEWIEENNRYEIRDVIGPDEYKEHVDNNAYTNYMAHENMRLAAQVIACIRDEKKDIYGKMQKLMQEEGTSLEQLEEELKDKMKKLYLPQPDEKTGIIPQFDGYFDLKEIDLSVYKNASVVGTVFHDYSGEDVQGMQAGKQADIVELLYQMEDITTPDNKAKNYVYYEARTLHDSSLSKAIHSITACDLGMEKEAYDMFMSAALTDLGQEMKSSDAGIHSANMGGVWQDVVMGFGGIRIRDGHLRIAPNCPKQWEKFTYPLYWKGNELHITVCKDGVEVINEGEDFEAEIMGQTVTVSKGKNEFRA, from the coding sequence ATGAATTACAGAAAAGGGACAGAAAAAGAAAAAAGCTGGATTATTGAAGAAACCAGTTTCAATGAGAAATATACAGGAAAATGTGAATCTGTTTTCACACAGGGAAATGGATATTTAGGACTCCGCAATTCTCTCGAAGAACAATATTTGAATACCGTAAGGGGTATGTTTATTACAGGAACATTCAATAAAGCAAGTAAAGATGAAGTGACAGAACTGCCGAATGTTTCGGATATTGTGAACATGGAGATCGAACTCAATGGGGAACGTTTTTCCATGAATGAGAACAATATAAAAGAGTATTCAAGAACATTAAACCTTTATACAGGAGAAACCTGCCGCAACGTTTTATGGAAAGGGAAAAATGGAGATATCGTACATCTTTCTTTCCACCGTTTTGTATCTTATGAAAATGTGCATGTGATCGGTGCATATGTTGAAATAAAACCGGTAAACTGCGAGATGAAAGTAAAAGTTGTAAGCGGAATTGATGCACAGGTAACAAATCATGGGGCACAGCATCTCACAGAATTTTCCAAGCGTGCATTTGAAGAAAAATTTCTTCAAATGGGTATGGTCACGACAGAATCGGCAGTTTCAATTGCAGTCAGCACCGTACATAAAGTATTCCAGAGCGGAAAGTATACAGAAGATGCGGCATCTAAGATCATTGATGACCGAAGAAAAATCCACGCTGAAATTCAGCTTGTCATTCCACAGGGAGAGACTGCAAGAGTGGAGAAGATTTCAACGGTCCATTCCAGCAGAGATCTGGAGTATGTGGCATCAGGGAAAGAGCCGGAAGGAGAGAATGTCTGCAGGGATGGTCTTGATAATTTAAAAGAAGCAGAAGAAAAAGGCTATGAAACTCTTTTGGAAGAAAGTAAAAAAGTCTGGGAGAAAATCTGGAAGAAACAGGATATTCAGATTGATAGTAAAGAAGATGATGCACAGATAGCGGTGCGTTTTGCACTTTATCATCTTCAGATCATGGTACGCAGGGAAGATAACCGGGTTGGTATTGGTGCAAAGGCACTTAGTGGAGAAGGGTATAAAGGACATTCTTTCTGGGATACAGAGACATTTATTTTCCCATATTTCCAGATGGCAGAACCGGAGACGGCAAGAACTCTTCTGGAATTCCGTTATAAGGGACTGTACGGTGCAAGAAAGAAAGCGATCGAAAATGGTTACAAAGGAGCCATGTACCCGTGGGAAGCGGCATGGGTCAGTGATGGTGAAGTTACACCGTATGTGACCGGTGTCAATGTTCATACCGGAGAGCCGATGATCTGTTTAACCGGAGTGATCGAGCAGCACATTACGTCTGATATTATTTTTGCACTGTGGCAGTATTATGCTGCAACAGATGATCAGGACTTCATGGATAGATATGGCTATGAGATGACGATCGAGACTGCCAGATTCTGGAACAGCCGTCTGGAGTGGATTGAAGAAAACAACAGATATGAAATCCGTGATGTTATAGGACCGGATGAGTACAAAGAACATGTGGATAATAATGCATATACGAATTATATGGCACATGAAAATATGAGACTTGCAGCACAGGTAATTGCATGCATCCGTGATGAGAAGAAAGATATCTACGGGAAAATGCAGAAATTAATGCAGGAAGAGGGTACATCATTAGAACAGTTAGAGGAAGAACTGAAAGATAAAATGAAGAAACTTTATCTGCCGCAGCCGGATGAAAAAACAGGGATTATTCCTCAGTTTGACGGATACTTTGATCTAAAAGAAATAGATCTTTCTGTGTATAAGAATGCATCTGTTGTGGGAACGGTCTTTCATGATTATTCAGGGGAAGATGTACAGGGAATGCAGGCAGGTAAACAGGCTGATATTGTAGAACTTCTGTATCAGATGGAAGATATCACAACACCGGATAATAAGGCAAAGAACTATGTATACTATGAAGCAAGAACACTGCATGATTCATCTCTTTCCAAGGCGATCCACAGTATCACTGCATGTGATCTTGGTATGGAGAAAGAGGCTTATGATATGTTCATGAGTGCTGCACTTACCGATCTTGGACAGGAGATGAAATCCTCTGATGCAGGAATCCACAGTGCAAATATGGGAGGTGTATGGCAGGATGTGGTAATGGGATTCGGTGGAATAAGAATCCGTGACGGACATCTCCGTATTGCTCCAAATTGTCCAAAACAGTGGGAGAAGTTTACATATCCTCTTTACTGGAAAGGAAACGAACTTCATATCACAGTCTGCAAAGATGGTGTGGAAGTTATAAACGAAGGGGAAGATTTCGAGGCAGAGATCATGGGTCAGACAGTAACTGTCAGCAAAGGAAAAAACGAATTTCGGGCATAA
- a CDS encoding YesL family protein yields MLQNDGKFVKVLNRIADLVGLNLLAILFCIPIVTIGASITAVYGCIFRIQEKKEGYLIKDFWKLFKASFRSSTIIYLVGVLVIAMLYLDYHIFAADRTMNALQILVIAAGIIVAEIFTYAFPMESYFENTVKATVRNAVLLGISNIPYTLLMLGLNTLPFFIISKIPIAFGIWFLIGISGIAWINSFFLKKIFQNVKIRKDV; encoded by the coding sequence ATGCTGCAGAATGATGGAAAGTTTGTAAAGGTATTAAACCGGATCGCAGATCTGGTTGGATTAAATCTTTTAGCAATCCTCTTTTGTATTCCGATCGTTACGATAGGGGCATCCATAACAGCCGTTTATGGATGCATCTTTCGCATACAGGAGAAAAAAGAAGGATATCTGATAAAGGATTTTTGGAAGTTGTTTAAAGCAAGTTTCAGGTCATCTACGATCATTTATCTTGTGGGTGTACTGGTGATCGCAATGCTATATCTGGATTATCATATTTTTGCTGCAGACAGAACGATGAATGCTTTGCAGATACTTGTGATCGCAGCCGGGATCATAGTAGCAGAGATTTTTACTTACGCGTTTCCAATGGAATCTTACTTTGAGAATACTGTGAAAGCAACTGTGAGGAATGCCGTATTGCTCGGAATCTCGAATATTCCATATACATTGCTTATGCTGGGTTTGAATACCCTTCCATTTTTTATTATTTCAAAAATTCCAATTGCATTTGGTATCTGGTTTCTGATCGGTATCTCAGGAATTGCATGGATCAACAGTTTTTTCTTAAAGAAGATTTTTCAAAATGTAAAAATACGAAAGGATGTGTAA
- a CDS encoding glycoside hydrolase family 31 protein → MKQQFICERRPKADPRNIVLGKNYRITFLTDRLVRFEYNESGAFVDEASQVIWYRDLEEVPFEIKQKNNFLEIQTKSIRIRYDERAFDEGILSVKLKKPDNGCDLEWYYGRKEDRNLFGTARTLDEADGRIRLEKGILSRDGFAVLDDSKTILLTEDGWIKERKQGGEDFYLFAYGHDYRGAVKDFFRVTGRVPMLPKYALGNWWSRYYEYSQDEYQRLMDRFLAEKIPFSVAVIDMDWHITDIDKKYGSGWTGYTWNRDLFPDPGSFMDNLHDRGMKVTLNVHPALGIRECESMYKEMAEAMGMDPAAGEPVEFDITDPEFLENYFEIVHHPLEEEGVDFWWLDWQQGGHTAVKELDPLWMLNHYHYLDSGRDGKRKMTFSRYAGPGSHRYPVGFSGDTVVTWESLDFQPYFTATASNIGYGWWSHDIGGHMLGIRSDVMEARWYELGTFSPINRLHSTKMSFSGKEPWNFRPEVEHAMGEALRLRHQLLPYLYTMNYLAYKEYRPVIAPMYYDYPEKEQAYPVQDHSFVEGVSNNQYLFGTDMIVAPITSDQIASLNQGKVKAWIPEGCYHDFFTGLIYKGEKVMWMFRGINSIPVLVKAGGIIPMQKELFGKDFLKNPEELIIRVYGGADGNYTHYEDDGETEDYKDGRSCCFTSMHFDWERGAFTIEGAAGQTDLIPEFRDYTVELCGVKEAVPKVYISGKKIKITYEYQWKKGCIRIHIPKVSVDEKVEIVFEQKLTLNDNHTLERVYDLLNQAQDSNLAKESAYRLLSSGKNLADILGELETTNLKKEIRLAVIEIMTADL, encoded by the coding sequence ATGAAACAGCAGTTTATATGTGAAAGAAGACCAAAAGCAGATCCGCGGAATATTGTTCTTGGAAAAAATTACCGTATTACATTTCTGACGGACAGGCTGGTCAGATTTGAATATAATGAATCCGGTGCATTTGTGGATGAGGCTTCGCAGGTAATATGGTACAGGGATTTAGAAGAGGTTCCTTTTGAGATAAAGCAGAAAAATAACTTTCTGGAGATCCAGACAAAAAGCATACGGATACGCTATGATGAGAGAGCATTTGATGAGGGCATCCTGAGTGTGAAGCTGAAAAAACCGGACAATGGATGTGATCTGGAATGGTATTATGGCAGAAAAGAGGATCGTAATCTTTTCGGAACTGCCCGTACGCTCGATGAAGCAGACGGCAGGATCAGACTGGAAAAAGGAATTCTTTCCAGGGATGGATTTGCAGTATTAGATGATTCAAAAACGATTTTACTTACCGAGGATGGCTGGATCAAAGAGAGAAAACAGGGAGGAGAGGATTTCTATCTGTTTGCCTATGGTCATGATTACCGGGGCGCGGTAAAAGATTTTTTTAGGGTTACCGGCCGTGTCCCAATGCTTCCCAAATATGCACTTGGAAACTGGTGGAGCAGATATTACGAGTATTCACAGGATGAGTATCAGAGACTGATGGATCGTTTCTTAGCGGAAAAAATCCCGTTTTCGGTGGCAGTCATTGACATGGACTGGCATATCACAGATATTGACAAGAAGTATGGTTCCGGCTGGACCGGTTATACATGGAACAGGGATCTGTTTCCGGATCCGGGGAGTTTTATGGATAATCTGCATGACAGGGGAATGAAAGTGACTTTAAATGTGCATCCGGCACTCGGTATCCGGGAATGCGAAAGTATGTATAAAGAAATGGCAGAGGCAATGGGAATGGATCCGGCAGCAGGAGAACCGGTTGAATTCGATATTACAGATCCGGAGTTTCTGGAAAATTATTTTGAGATCGTACATCATCCGCTTGAGGAAGAGGGAGTTGATTTCTGGTGGCTGGACTGGCAGCAGGGTGGACATACGGCAGTGAAAGAGTTAGATCCGCTTTGGATGCTGAATCATTACCATTATCTTGACAGTGGACGGGATGGAAAAAGAAAAATGACATTTTCACGTTATGCAGGTCCTGGTTCTCACAGATATCCGGTAGGTTTTTCCGGGGATACAGTTGTAACGTGGGAGTCTCTTGATTTCCAGCCTTATTTTACAGCAACGGCATCAAATATTGGATATGGATGGTGGAGTCATGATATAGGCGGACATATGCTTGGAATCCGGTCAGATGTTATGGAGGCACGCTGGTATGAGTTAGGGACATTTTCCCCGATCAACAGGCTGCACAGTACAAAAATGTCGTTCAGTGGAAAAGAACCATGGAATTTCAGACCGGAAGTAGAACATGCGATGGGAGAAGCCCTGCGCTTAAGGCACCAGTTACTGCCTTATCTTTACACTATGAACTATCTGGCATACAAAGAATACCGCCCGGTCATTGCACCAATGTATTACGATTATCCGGAAAAGGAACAGGCATATCCGGTTCAGGATCATTCTTTTGTTGAGGGAGTAAGCAACAACCAGTATCTTTTTGGAACAGATATGATTGTTGCACCGATTACAAGTGACCAGATAGCGAGTTTAAATCAGGGAAAAGTAAAAGCGTGGATACCGGAAGGCTGTTACCACGATTTCTTTACCGGATTGATCTATAAAGGTGAGAAAGTAATGTGGATGTTCCGCGGCATTAACAGTATTCCGGTGCTTGTAAAAGCAGGAGGCATCATTCCGATGCAGAAAGAACTGTTCGGAAAAGATTTTCTGAAAAATCCGGAAGAACTTATCATAAGAGTCTATGGCGGAGCGGATGGCAATTATACACATTATGAGGATGACGGTGAGACCGAGGATTATAAAGATGGCAGGAGCTGTTGCTTTACATCCATGCATTTTGACTGGGAAAGAGGGGCGTTCACAATCGAAGGGGCAGCCGGACAGACAGATCTGATCCCGGAATTCCGGGATTATACAGTGGAACTGTGCGGAGTGAAAGAGGCAGTGCCTAAAGTATACATAAGTGGAAAAAAAATCAAAATAACGTATGAATATCAGTGGAAGAAGGGATGTATCAGAATCCACATTCCGAAAGTGTCAGTGGATGAAAAAGTGGAAATTGTTTTTGAACAGAAACTGACATTAAATGACAACCATACACTGGAGCGTGTGTATGATCTGCTGAATCAGGCACAGGACAGTAATCTTGCAAAAGAGTCTGCATACCGGCTTTTAAGTAGTGGAAAAAATCTGGCAGATATCTTAGGCGAGCTTGAGACGACGAATTTAAAAAAAGAGATCAGACTGGCAGTCATTGAGATCATGACCGCTGATTTATAA